The Rhineura floridana isolate rRhiFlo1 chromosome 15, rRhiFlo1.hap2, whole genome shotgun sequence genome window below encodes:
- the LOC133370688 gene encoding phospholipase A2 inhibitor and Ly6/PLAUR domain-containing protein-like: MQAILGLLLFSVLLTRASSLECESCTSTSQDCSGKRITCPSGADGCMKIVTGTGGVSITMKACTRMADCQNLQVGKADPTSGSLVKEIVCSKATPSSGSLLLALSGLLLKKILL; this comes from the exons ATGCAGGCTATCCTGGGACTCCTTCTCTTTTCTGTGCTTCTCACAAGAG CTAGCTCTTTGGAATGCGAAAGTTGCACATCTACTTCTCAAGATTGTTCCGGCAAGAGAATCACTTGTCCTTCTGGCGCAGATGGCTGTATGAAGATAGTGACTGGAACCGGAG GAGTGTCAATCACTATGAAGGCATGCACTAGGATGGCTGACTGTCAGAATCTTCAGGTAGGAAAGGCTGACCCAACCTCTGGATCTCTTGTTAAAGAGATTGTATGCAGCAAGGCCACTCCATCTTCTGGATCCCTCCTCCTGGCgctctctgggctcctgctgaagaAGATCCTCCTGTAA